In a genomic window of Leisingera caerulea DSM 24564:
- a CDS encoding universal stress protein, with protein sequence MRKFLVVLDDSRECLNAMRFAAMRAAHTGAGVTILSVIPPDEFNHWIGVGEVMREEARERIHAHFEVFAKWMRDRQNVDPELVIREGEPVPEILDYIEGDPEIGVLVLGAGTGRKGPGPLVTQLTKNSGTLPVPITIVPGDLSKEKLEAIT encoded by the coding sequence ATGCGCAAATTCCTTGTGGTACTGGATGACAGCCGCGAATGCCTGAACGCGATGCGGTTCGCCGCGATGCGGGCGGCGCATACCGGCGCCGGCGTCACTATCCTGTCGGTGATCCCGCCGGACGAGTTCAACCACTGGATCGGCGTCGGCGAAGTGATGCGGGAAGAGGCCCGCGAGCGGATCCATGCGCATTTCGAAGTCTTTGCCAAATGGATGCGCGACCGCCAGAACGTTGACCCGGAGCTGGTGATCCGCGAAGGCGAGCCGGTGCCGGAGATCCTTGATTACATCGAAGGCGATCCTGAAATCGGCGTGCTGGTGCTGGGTGCCGGAACCGGCCGCAAGGGGCCAGGCCCGCTGGTCACCCAGCTGACCAAGAACTCGGGCACCCTGCCGGTGCCAATCACCATAGTTCCCGGCGATCTGAGCAAAGAGAAGCTGGAAGCGATCACCTGA
- a CDS encoding 2-hydroxychromene-2-carboxylate isomerase yields MTGRITFWFEFASTYSYLSVMRIGALAAARGVAVDWQPFLLGPVFAAQGWDTSPFNIYPAKGRYMWRDMERICAARGLPFRRPDPFPQNGLKAARLAIAAAEQDRIEAFTKAVFQAQFGDGADISSDAVLQGCLCQAGLDEALRLRAQSPAIKSALRAQTDAAIAAGIFGAPSFVSGPELFWGDDRLEQALEHAAAARI; encoded by the coding sequence ATGACCGGCAGGATCACATTCTGGTTCGAGTTTGCCTCCACCTATTCTTATCTCAGCGTGATGCGGATCGGCGCGCTCGCCGCCGCACGCGGGGTTGCTGTTGATTGGCAGCCCTTCCTGCTGGGGCCTGTGTTTGCAGCCCAGGGCTGGGACACCTCCCCGTTCAACATCTACCCCGCCAAGGGGCGTTACATGTGGCGCGACATGGAGCGGATTTGCGCCGCGCGCGGGCTGCCCTTCCGGCGCCCCGATCCGTTCCCGCAAAACGGACTAAAGGCGGCGCGTCTGGCAATTGCCGCCGCGGAGCAGGACCGCATCGAAGCTTTCACAAAAGCGGTGTTTCAGGCGCAGTTCGGCGACGGCGCGGATATTTCCAGCGACGCTGTCCTGCAGGGTTGCCTGTGCCAGGCGGGCCTTGACGAGGCGCTCAGGCTGCGCGCCCAGTCACCTGCCATCAAATCGGCGCTGCGGGCGCAGACCGACGCCGCGATCGCCGCAGGCATTTTCGGGGCGCCGAGCTTCGTCAGCGGCCCGGAGCTGTTCTGGGGCGACGACCGGCTGGAGCAAGCCCTGGAGCACGCCGCAGCCGCCCGAATTTAG